A window of the Syntrophorhabdaceae bacterium genome harbors these coding sequences:
- a CDS encoding (2Fe-2S)-binding protein, with protein sequence MKTMKVTIEVNNEKNVLQVKPYETLLETLRERLALTGAKESCGMGACGACTVLVNGMPLRSCLVLTAEVDGAEITTIEGLKKDEKLHPLQEAFMEKGAVQCGFCTSGMIMTAKALLDRNKRPTKKEIVRTISSNICRCTGYKKIIEAVEEAGKK encoded by the coding sequence ATGAAGACGATGAAGGTGACGATCGAGGTGAACAATGAGAAGAACGTGCTCCAGGTAAAACCCTACGAAACCCTCCTCGAAACCCTCAGGGAGAGGCTTGCCCTTACCGGGGCGAAGGAATCGTGCGGTATGGGGGCCTGCGGGGCATGTACGGTTCTCGTGAACGGGATGCCGCTTAGGTCCTGCCTTGTCCTTACCGCAGAGGTTGACGGCGCAGAGATCACGACCATCGAGGGGCTTAAAAAGGACGAAAAGCTCCATCCGCTCCAGGAGGCATTTATGGAAAAGGGTGCCGTTCAGTGCGGTTTTTGCACCTCAGGTATGATCATGACAGCTAAGGCCCTCCTTGACCGGAACAAGAGACCGACAAAAAAAGAGATCGTAAGGACGATCTCCTCGAACATATGCCGGTGCACTGGCTACAAGAAGATCATTGAGGCCGTCGAAGAAGCTGGGAAGAAGTAA
- a CDS encoding FAD binding domain-containing protein, with protein sequence MILPQFEYHKAQSVAGAIALYKKYKGKARYLAGGTDLIPLLKQRLSTPTAVIDLKGIEEMKTATRRSGSLIIGANVTLFALKNNPIVKEYFPALYESLDATACETLQMRGTIGGNILQDTRCIQYNKSTEWRTARGLCFKMGGPACNVVTNAKACFSNYCSDNTPALITLSAKVKLKGLKGERTVELEKIFSGNGKAPFTIQPGEILTAILIPLKKTKGVYEKLRVRDSMDYPLVDAAVSVTGGKAKVCIGGVGPAPLVYVLKNMNENTVNDAADTAYADAKPVVNTTLSAAYRKKMAGTLVKRAIKRVLKEGGR encoded by the coding sequence ATGATCCTACCACAATTTGAATATCACAAGGCACAGAGTGTTGCCGGGGCGATAGCCCTGTATAAGAAATACAAAGGGAAGGCCCGGTATCTTGCCGGCGGGACTGATCTTATCCCTCTGCTGAAGCAGAGGCTGTCGACACCAACGGCTGTCATTGACCTTAAGGGTATTGAAGAAATGAAGACAGCCACCCGTCGAAGCGGATCACTGATAATAGGAGCGAACGTGACGCTCTTTGCCCTCAAGAATAATCCCATTGTAAAAGAATACTTCCCTGCACTCTATGAATCGCTTGACGCCACCGCATGTGAGACGCTCCAGATGCGGGGCACGATCGGGGGGAATATCCTCCAGGATACGCGGTGCATCCAGTACAACAAATCGACAGAATGGCGCACGGCGCGAGGGTTATGCTTCAAGATGGGGGGTCCGGCGTGCAATGTGGTTACCAATGCAAAGGCGTGCTTCTCGAACTATTGCAGCGATAACACACCTGCGCTCATAACACTGTCGGCAAAGGTAAAGCTTAAGGGTCTTAAAGGTGAACGGACAGTGGAACTTGAAAAGATTTTCAGCGGGAATGGCAAGGCACCATTCACGATTCAACCGGGGGAGATACTAACGGCGATACTTATCCCCCTGAAGAAGACGAAAGGGGTATATGAGAAGCTGCGGGTCCGGGACTCCATGGACTATCCGTTGGTTGATGCAGCCGTTTCTGTGACAGGCGGCAAGGCTAAGGTCTGCATCGGTGGGGTCGGTCCGGCTCCTCTCGTATATGTCCTTAAAAACATGAATGAAAATACTGTCAACGATGCTGCAGATACGGCATATGCGGACGCGAAGCCGGTCGTGAACACCACGCTGTCCGCGGCGTACCGGAAGAAGATGGCTGGTACCCTCGTGAAAAGGGCGATCAAGAGAGTTCTGAAGGAGGGAGGAAGATGA
- a CDS encoding xanthine dehydrogenase family protein molybdopterin-binding subunit: protein MNNDLNIVGKRAVRSDSLAKVTGEARYTADIKLPNMLVGKVLRSPYPHARIVRIDLTRALKVPGVKAAVSGFDAYGIKWGVFRYTQDHAMLPTDKVRYIGEDVAAVAAIDEETALEAISYIKVDYEPLSAVFDPIESMKESAPQIHNEYKNNINIHVHIDVGEVDKAMEKAFIVREDTFKAAGEAYAMMEPYAVVASYKNGFLDLWMPNAGPHVRAKALSNLLKMPLNKVRVRHINSGGAFGGRSEVAPADLVASLLSIKAGRPVKLVLSREENATSSRQIHDIIATIKTGMKKDGTIVAKDYQVIYNGGAYSSTGPIATSIPFYVYEECYRFPNVRYNGYRVFTNKGIRGMYGCHGRAFLAGNEAQMDLMAKELGMDPAEIRLKNGLTAGETTATKSKITSCGLRETIETASERTDFKKRWAKKSRFKGIGMGCIAIMCGFPMGFRSGSSCYVKINDDGQVTIVTGLVDNGQGNESMVIQVASEVLGVPMGDINLVCADTEVTNLDPGSYSQAAAFVGANAVKVACENARKRIVAIAAEKLGIAETDIGLKDRMAYCVKEPDKKMPISWVVREAFFRGDPIVATGSFFPNIDFEREWVSRPWGQMAGTFSFGTSVAEVTIDPETGKVMIPRFTAAHDCGCPINPMAVEGQMEGSILQAGVATITEGNLWDKGYLLNPDLLEYKVPLACDMPEMDTIIVSSHDPAGPFGAKEGGLTIRMNAYSAVACAVANATGALFEELPLTPDRVLKIIEKKKGVKE from the coding sequence ATGAATAATGATCTGAATATCGTCGGCAAAAGGGCGGTGAGAAGCGACTCCCTTGCCAAGGTCACGGGAGAGGCGCGTTATACCGCTGATATAAAACTCCCGAACATGCTTGTAGGAAAGGTGCTGAGGAGTCCTTATCCTCATGCCAGGATCGTTCGTATTGACCTTACCCGGGCGCTGAAGGTGCCCGGCGTGAAGGCAGCCGTCAGTGGATTTGATGCCTATGGGATCAAATGGGGTGTCTTCCGGTATACTCAGGACCATGCAATGCTCCCCACGGATAAGGTCCGTTATATCGGTGAAGATGTGGCGGCCGTTGCTGCGATCGATGAAGAGACTGCGCTGGAGGCCATTTCATATATCAAGGTCGACTATGAGCCCCTGTCTGCTGTTTTTGACCCCATAGAGTCGATGAAAGAGAGTGCGCCACAGATCCACAACGAATATAAGAACAACATCAACATACACGTTCACATCGATGTAGGCGAGGTGGACAAGGCGATGGAGAAGGCCTTCATCGTCCGCGAGGATACCTTCAAGGCAGCCGGCGAGGCATACGCGATGATGGAGCCCTACGCGGTGGTTGCTTCCTACAAGAACGGCTTCCTCGATCTCTGGATGCCCAACGCCGGGCCCCATGTCCGCGCCAAGGCGCTGTCAAACCTTCTCAAGATGCCCCTCAACAAGGTGCGCGTCCGTCATATCAACTCCGGGGGCGCCTTCGGCGGAAGGTCCGAGGTGGCGCCCGCCGACCTCGTCGCATCACTTTTGTCGATAAAAGCCGGCAGACCGGTAAAGCTCGTCCTTTCCCGTGAAGAGAACGCCACGAGTTCGCGACAGATCCACGACATCATCGCCACGATAAAGACAGGCATGAAAAAGGACGGCACCATCGTCGCGAAGGACTACCAGGTGATCTACAACGGCGGCGCCTACAGTTCCACGGGTCCCATCGCCACATCGATACCTTTCTACGTCTATGAAGAATGCTACCGTTTCCCCAACGTCCGGTACAACGGATACCGGGTCTTCACGAACAAGGGTATCCGGGGGATGTACGGGTGCCACGGGAGGGCCTTTCTTGCCGGGAACGAGGCGCAGATGGACCTCATGGCAAAAGAGCTCGGCATGGACCCTGCGGAGATACGCCTCAAGAACGGCCTCACGGCAGGTGAGACGACGGCGACGAAATCGAAGATCACAAGCTGCGGCCTCAGAGAGACGATAGAAACGGCCTCGGAAAGGACCGATTTCAAAAAGAGATGGGCGAAGAAGTCGAGGTTCAAAGGGATCGGCATGGGATGTATTGCCATCATGTGCGGGTTCCCCATGGGGTTCCGCTCCGGTTCATCATGCTACGTAAAGATAAACGACGACGGCCAGGTGACGATCGTTACCGGTCTTGTTGACAACGGACAGGGAAATGAATCCATGGTGATACAGGTTGCCTCTGAGGTCCTTGGCGTCCCCATGGGGGACATCAACCTTGTATGCGCCGATACTGAGGTCACCAATCTCGACCCCGGGTCGTATTCTCAGGCGGCTGCTTTTGTCGGCGCCAATGCGGTGAAGGTTGCCTGTGAGAACGCACGAAAGAGGATCGTTGCCATTGCCGCAGAAAAGCTTGGCATCGCAGAGACCGACATCGGCCTGAAAGACCGTATGGCCTATTGTGTGAAGGAACCCGATAAGAAGATGCCCATCTCATGGGTCGTGCGTGAGGCATTCTTCAGAGGGGACCCGATCGTAGCAACGGGTTCCTTTTTCCCCAACATTGATTTCGAGAGAGAGTGGGTTTCACGGCCCTGGGGCCAGATGGCAGGGACCTTCTCCTTCGGGACCTCAGTGGCGGAGGTGACAATTGACCCGGAGACAGGGAAGGTAATGATCCCACGTTTTACCGCTGCTCACGATTGCGGGTGTCCTATCAACCCCATGGCGGTAGAAGGACAGATGGAAGGTTCCATCCTCCAGGCAGGCGTGGCAACGATCACAGAGGGGAACCTCTGGGATAAAGGGTACCTGCTTAACCCCGACCTGCTTGAGTACAAGGTTCCTCTGGCATGTGATATGCCCGAGATGGATACGATCATTGTAAGCTCGCACGATCCCGCAGGACCTTTCGGAGCGAAAGAAGGGGGTCTTACCATCCGTATGAACGCATACAGCGCAGTTGCCTGTGCCGTTGCCAATGCAACGGGCGCGCTTTTTGAAGAGCTGCCGCTCACACCCGACAGGGTTTTGAAGATAATAGAAAAGAAGAAGGGGGTGAAGGAATGA